From the Pieris napi chromosome 20, ilPieNapi1.2, whole genome shotgun sequence genome, one window contains:
- the LOC125059565 gene encoding uncharacterized protein LOC125059565, translating into MTENKCLPILLISTSDFTCVEKFLADLVEDHQPADGIDTSESRVWRIQNKYYRAEVRLLVWPDGVPPPPYLGGRFEAHVIHLRVNEGEEEAERRAMAADAGGGRPHIRLAVFEGPETDGLVAWGLRRRFELVPLTPKAESDDECGADRARAALHAHMWPGLERVDSFGAICRPPDSLSGSSDEADEGEEQWGEWEAWGLVGAAREARGALGAEPDAERRLRAETLLQAFLSTFRPRAP; encoded by the exons ATGACTGAAAATAAGTGTTTACCAATACTGTTGATAAGCACTAGTGATTTCACCTGCGTCGAGAAATTTTTAGCTG ATCTAGTGGAAGATCACCAGCCCGCTGACGGTATCGATACAAGCGAAAGCCGCGTGTGGCGCATACAGAACAAGTACTACCGCGCCGAAGTGCGTCTGCTCGTCTGGCCGGACGGAGTGCCACCGCCGCCCTACCTCGGCGGCCGTTTTGAAGCGCACGTCATCCACTTGCGTGTAAATGAG GGCGAGGAGGAAGCCGAGAGACGTGCGATGGCTGCGGATGCCGGAGGGGGTCGACCGCACATCCGCCTGGCAGTCTTCGAAGGGCCCGAGACCGACGGCCTGGTCGCCTGGGGCCTGCGCCGTCGCTTCGAACTCGTGCCCCTGACGCCCAAAGCCGAATCGGACGACGAGTGCGGAGCGGACAGAGCGCGAGCCGCGCTACACGCGCACATGTGGCCAGGCCTGGAGCGAGTAGACTCGTTCGGGGCAATCTGCCGTCCGCCGGACTCGCTCTCGGGGAGCAGCGACGAAGCGGACGAGGGCGAAGAGCAGTGGGGCGAGTGGGAGGCGTGGGGACTGGTGGGAGCGGCGCGGGAAGCCCGCGGGGCTCTCGGGGCCGAGCCGGACGCCGAGCGGCGGCTGAGAGCGGAGACACTGCTGCAGGCCTTTCTGTCCACGTTCAGGCCTCGCGCTCCTTGA
- the LOC125059557 gene encoding phospholipase ABHD3 — MFTELFNLIDLRNEVLVCISLSVFYISYYLLEVVKKPLLICGDGEFRDLLESQVETLREPFWPTPWCVEARLQTVLASLLRSRLLPPLTTTRQIVLLPDGGQVALDWVEEEGAGPTDGAAPVVVVVPGLTGGAHADYVRCVAAAARGLGARCAVFNNRGLGGLQLTTPKLYCALSHEDLAAALVAAEERAGGGPLLAVGVSLGGLILAHHLASRGETTRVRAALVLSSPLDVERAAECLARPVNAPLSWHMARCLRRTLRAHGALAGRWSAAETSRSVREFDAAFTAPHFGFASVEQYYREASLRDKLGHVRAPLLCVCAADDPFQPLAALPAREAGASSRVALAVPWRGGHIGFLERWWPSSVARDHFLSRLTHQYFAALLASPHLLHRPPPGPA; from the exons ATGTTCACAGAATTGTTTAACTTAATTGATCTTAGAAATGAGGTATTGGTTTGCATATCATTGTCTgtcttttatatttcatattaccTGCTGGAAGTCGTCAAG AAACCGCTGCTGATATGCGGTGATGGTGAGTTTCGGGACTTGCTGGAGTCGCAAGTCGAAACTCTACGCGAGCCTTTCTGGCCGACACCTTGGTGCGTTGAGGCGCGACTGCAGACCGTGCTGGCCTCGCTGCTGCGCTCGCGGCTTCTACCGCCGCTCACCACCACCAG ACAAATCGTGCTGCTGCCGGACGGCGGACAGGTGGCGCTCGACTGGGTCGAAGAGGAAGGGGCCGGGCCGACGGACGGGGCCGCCCCCGTCGTGGTCGTCGTCCCGGGGTTGACCGGAGGGGCCCACGCCGACTACGTACGCTGCGTGGCCGCCGCCGCGAGGGGCCTCGGCGCGCGCTGTGCCGTCTTTAACAACCGCGGACTTGGCGGATTGCAGCTCACG ACCCCGAAGCTGTACTGCGCGCTGTCGCACGAGGATTTGGCAGCGGCACTCGTGGCGGCGGAGGAGCGCGCGGGAGGCGGGCCGCTGCTGGCGGTCGGCGTGTCGCTCGGCGGTCTCATTCTGGCGCACCATCTGGCCTCGCGCGGCGAGACGACTCGGGTGCGCGCCGCGCTCGTTCTGTCGTCGCCGCTGGACGTGGAGCGGGCGGCCGAGTGCCTCGCGCGGCCGGTCAACGCGCCGCTGTCTTGGCACATGGCGCGCTGCCTGCGTCGCACGCTGCGGGCGCACGGCGCGCTGGCCGGGCGCTGGTCGGCGGCCGAGACGAGCCGCTCGGTGCGCGAGTTCGACGCGGCGTTCACGGCGCCGCACTTCGGGTTCGCGTCGGTCGAGCAATACTACCGCGAGGCCAGCCTGCGCGACAAACTGGGGCACGTGCGGGCGCCGCTGCTGTGCGTGTGTGCGGCCGACGACCCGTTCCAGCCGCTGGCGGCGCTGCCGGCGCGCGAGGCGGGCGCGAGCAGTCGCGTGGCGCTGGCCGTCCCGTGGCGCGGGGGCCACATCGGCTTCCTGGAGCGCTGGTGGCCCTCGAGCGTCGCGCGTGACCACTTCCTGTCTCGGCTGACGCACCAATACTTCGCCGCGTTGCTGGCCTCGCCGCATCTGCTGCATCGGCCCCCTCCGGGACCCGCTTAG